The DNA sequence AGACCACCCCGTCTCCCCCACCGCGATCTCCACGTCCTTGTACCCGAGCTTCATCATCGACACATACACCGCGTCCATCAGCATGTCGAACATGTTCCCGTACGTACGCTTCGTGTACTTGTCGAAAACGCCCTTGTTCGGCCGGAAAAGTGCGAAATCGGCATTTTTGGGACTGCAATCAAGCCGGAATTTATAACTTTAATAACCTCAATCATGAAAATCAATGTCTAAATTAGTTACTAGTAATATCTAAGTATATCTTAAAATTACACCGCTAGAGAGATTATTTCATACTCCATCTCACAACCACATACAGTACAAAAAATCTCTTCCTTGACATTTCGCAGTAAAATACCAAATTCATTAGAATTTGTATCTTATACGTTAAAAAGTCCATATTGTTACTATATACTAACCCAAAAgctcaaatcaaaatcaattccTAATTCATACTACTTAATACTaacttaatttcaaaattaaataattaaaaattgtaattaaagCAAGCCAAATTAAAGctattagaatttttttatactactacatcGAAAAATCCATTTGGTTATTATATACAATAAGTCtatgcaaccaaattttgtacaaccaaaaattggtttatttgggagaaaaagtaatgtatatatacatttaattaaaaagtatagaCATACATATAGTATAGGAAACGTGCATAATATTACGGTATctgtgtataatttttaaattttttttgaaccataaaatgtaattaatgcatactttaattcaaatttaaaaaataatagagaaataattcaaatataaaaataaaaaattgaaaatgaggccAAAgactaataaattgtttttaatttgttaactaactatatttattattttaatatttaattaacacatcaaaatagctaatataatattgttttggttgtacaaaatttggtcgTTTATCATTGCTCTATTATATACCCCAAAAACATAGAGCAACAATCAATTCCTAATTCCTAACATTTAGACACCaacttaattattatagtagtaaaatcGATACAAAACAATCAtttcttttctacttttataaaatataccaaaaaatggcagaaaaaaaaaccttCAGTAGCTAAAGCTATTAAAATTTTCCTAAATAAATTGTATAACggcaaaatttatttatttatacatttacaTGTCAGTTTTCAAAGATACCAAAAATGTGCCAGTGAGCTGTAAAACTCGGCATCTTTGGCTTCAGACATTAACCACTAGGCCAATAAACGTACACGAATACTTACCTGTATCCAAAGTAAGGGTAAGGGTTAACCATGAAGGGCGTTTTGGTCTCGCGGTGGAACTGCAGCAGCGGGGCGAGCACGCCCTTATCCCATCCCGGGCGGAACCGGGCGAGGCTGGGCGGCTCGGACGACTCGAGGATTCCGAGCGAGTGGGCCGTGGTGATCTTAATAGATGTGAGGTTAGCCTGCAAGAGGGCGGAGTGGAGGGACCTCATGGCGCGGACGAGGTTGTCCACGAGGGGCTGCGGGCCCCAGTGGAGGACCTCAGTGCCGACGAGGATGTAGTTGATGGTGGTCTTGGGGTGGAAGGGGGCGATGTGGGAGGCGACGTAGGAGCGGGCGTAGGCGGGGTCGGTGAGGGCGGGGATCTCGCCGTTGGGGACGGTGACGGCGACGAGGATGCCGGTGCCGGCGAAGGCGCGGAGGATGTCCGGGTTGGTGTCGAAGATTTTGATGCGGTCGATGGTGGTGGAGTGTTGGAGGAAGTGGGCGACTTGGGTGGGGGAGGGGAGGTTGTCGCCCAGGGTGCCGTAGTTGACGCCGATCGCGGAGGCGGAGGAGAGGAGGAAggggaggaagaggaggagctGAAGAAGAGGGGCcattgtttgtttgtgtggAGAGAAATGGAGGATTTGGGAAGGGGTTTTGAGCTTTTATGTAAGGGAATTGGGATTGTTGttggacttttttttaatgaattggATTTGGGTAAAAGGTTATTTGTggtgaatttatatttttcatttctttttaattttgtatactaaatttaaaaattatcaagattttgttgttaaaataatttgattacttACTTTTTAGTAACTTTAATCAAATTTACTATGTTAtacaataaaacaatatacactaaatcaaatagtttcttttattaaattaataatttgatactTGATTCTAATATTTTCTCATAGTATTTGATTGATACATGTTTTGagaaattgtttaaatttatttacaaaagtGGAaggaaaatttaatataatacttaACTTTTATAATAACTATGAGTAATTGAATTAGTAGGGTATGGAATCcacttaaaaataatgaaactgaaatagaataattaatgGGGACTTTAACGAAAATAACGAAATGAGAGtttgccaaaaatagtaaatggGACAATTAACGGAGgcaatgaaaaaaattgtagagtatataaatttcaaaattagtatacaaaatcaatagataaaatgtttagaaattttatgataaatattCTAGATAAAATGTCTATGGGTCGAGTAATTAGAGGAAATGGGGAAAATAGTGAGACGAGGAATTGGAAATGAAGAGTTGAATTACGTGTAAAGAGTGTGTGTGGTTAGAAACGCGTAGTAAAATTGGGATAATGATGGATTTATTATTTGGGATAAGAAACGCGTATATATTTGGTggaaaagttaaaataatgatGGATTTAGAGATGAGTGTTGTCTCAACGGTAATGTGTAATTGTAATAATGAGATTTATGAGCTTGCTCATTATACACGTCATGCTATTTTcaagaatataattttctatGGGATGCTTTACTCATGCTTTTGGATTTTCTCACATtgcttttttgtttatttcaagTCTCACATATCTTATTGTTATAAATGGAACCCAAAATTTTGTGAAACATGAACAAactataattgaaaataaaaatatagacgAATATAAATCTtgcttttatatataattagttttgtAATAAGAATAGAATACTAGGAGTTACTTATCAttgcaaataaattgaaatgacaaaaaacaaactttTATTAAGATGCAATGAGTTAAAATTGGATTGACATTTTATCATATTAAAGCTTACTTTTAACTTGTTAGAACCATGCCAGATGCAAACTAATATTAtggatgaaattatttaatactttaattgtaaattttatgtaatttaatgtataattaataaagtatatatataaaaaagtgaatacATTTATTAAGCATGGATGCTCTATTTAGATCTGCATCGTGGAACAAGCTGAACGTTACACGAATCCCGACATATGCAGCAGATGTTGATTTAATATCACTTTCCAGattgtattttcatttaaataatgtgaagttttaattttatgcaatCAATTGGATAGTGAAGATTGTTTGGGTGAATTTTGTTATATGACAGTAGTATAATTTGACttgttatgattttgatttaaataaaattatttattttttagtatgaaattatgaaaacaattgaaaatttatcaaaattatacttACTTCATCcccgattaattgtcactctttttctctcttgatAATtgtcatactttatttttaccacaTAAATGGTAGATAGgttccatattccactaactttttcaaccaactttctttttacatttcttaaaatccatatccagtcaaagagtgacaattaatcggAAAATGATGGAGTAATTAAATCCGGtaataaattagaatcaatcacaaacgaattaaatttaatatttgttcgACGATTTAGGCAATTATTTACAACACGAGGTGTCAAAAAAagaccttttttattttggatcagaggaaaattttgaaacgTCAACATTAGATGAAGTAACGTGTCGAGTCTACTAAGGAAATGTCAGGATGAATTATGACAAAGAAACAAGATAGAATGTGGTCAACATTGTTGGGCATTCATTGGATACTAATCTATGTTACCACAAAAAAACACAAGTTACagcaatttatttatttttaatttttgaggGGACCGACATTGTACTATTTgattaacacaaaaaatatctgATTTTACTATTTGAGCAATGCCAACCAAcgtgttaaaaataaaaggagaaatgaaaaaaaaagaatgaccGAAATATTGGCA is a window from the Salvia hispanica cultivar TCC Black 2014 chromosome 1, UniMelb_Shisp_WGS_1.0, whole genome shotgun sequence genome containing:
- the LOC125206797 gene encoding glucan endo-1,3-beta-glucosidase-like, whose protein sequence is MAPLLQLLLFLPFLLSSASAIGVNYGTLGDNLPSPTQVAHFLQHSTTIDRIKIFDTNPDILRAFAGTGILVAVTVPNGEIPALTDPAYARSYVASHIAPFHPKTTINYILVGTEVLHWGPQPLVDNLVRAMRSLHSALLQANLTSIKITTAHSLGILESSEPPSLARFRPGWDKGVLAPLLQFHRETKTPFMVNPYPYFGYSPKNADFALFRPNKGVFDKYTKRTYGNMFDMLMDAVYVSMMKLGYKDVEIAVGETGWSSDGEPFEKPRCSLENAKAYNGELVRKYNAGRGTPLMPRKKFDVYLFALFNENQKTGPASEKNFGLFRGDFEQVYDAGVLRADASAPVKPAPKTPPGTQGGKKWCVPKPEASDAALQANIDYVCSQGIDCSPIQAGGGCFDPNNVRAHASFVMNSYYQKEGRHDFNCDFSGSAVITTTDPSNGPCKYLS